From Micromonospora rhizosphaerae, the proteins below share one genomic window:
- the egtA gene encoding ergothioneine biosynthesis glutamate--cysteine ligase EgtA, giving the protein MSPDLDRATVLADAAAAAGHIARICFKTGPPTWTGVELEWTVHDAADPARPVDRERLRMALGRHSPVTIDGTSPADQLRHGSTVTVEPGGQVELSTAPRSSIAALILATEADIAELSAVLDAAGLVLGRTGIDPWRAPRPIVDTPRYRAMRCVFDRHGPAGRTMMYSTAGLQVCLDAGEPDRLGDRWAAVHAVGPPLLAAFATADRHAGRRTGWASARMAAWLAIDPARTRPVWSPGRPDRDPVAAWTEYALAAPLLCLRDDGPDWTPPPGVTFADWIDGALPRPPTTDDLEYHVSTLFPPVRPRGYLEVRYLDAQPGPEWTVPLAVLAALLADPGTTRAALSVATPVADRWHAAARYGLSDPPLAAAAANLFDLALAALPRLELPPGTHEETSRAIRRRRAAAERGHR; this is encoded by the coding sequence GGCGGCCGGGCACATCGCCAGGATCTGCTTCAAGACCGGCCCACCCACCTGGACCGGCGTCGAACTGGAATGGACCGTGCACGACGCCGCCGACCCGGCCCGACCGGTCGATCGCGAGCGACTGCGCATGGCGCTGGGGCGGCACAGCCCCGTCACCATCGACGGAACCAGCCCCGCCGATCAGCTCCGGCACGGCAGCACCGTGACCGTGGAGCCGGGCGGGCAGGTGGAACTCTCCACCGCGCCGCGATCGTCCATCGCCGCGCTGATCCTGGCCACCGAGGCCGACATCGCCGAGCTGAGCGCCGTACTGGATGCCGCCGGCCTGGTCCTCGGGCGTACCGGCATCGATCCCTGGCGGGCCCCGCGTCCGATCGTCGACACCCCGCGCTACCGGGCCATGCGCTGCGTCTTCGACCGGCACGGCCCGGCCGGCCGGACCATGATGTACAGCACCGCCGGCCTCCAGGTCTGCCTGGACGCCGGCGAGCCGGACCGGCTGGGCGACCGGTGGGCGGCGGTGCACGCGGTGGGGCCACCGCTGCTGGCCGCGTTCGCCACCGCGGACCGGCACGCCGGCCGGCGTACCGGCTGGGCGTCGGCACGGATGGCCGCGTGGCTGGCTATCGACCCGGCCCGGACCCGACCCGTCTGGTCGCCGGGGCGGCCCGACCGGGACCCGGTCGCCGCCTGGACGGAGTACGCCCTCGCCGCGCCGCTGCTCTGCCTGCGCGACGACGGTCCGGACTGGACACCACCGCCCGGCGTCACCTTCGCCGACTGGATCGACGGGGCGCTGCCCCGACCCCCCACCACGGACGACCTGGAATACCACGTCAGCACGCTCTTCCCACCGGTACGCCCGCGCGGCTACCTGGAGGTCCGCTACCTGGACGCGCAGCCCGGTCCGGAGTGGACCGTGCCGCTCGCGGTGCTGGCCGCCCTGCTCGCCGACCCGGGCACCACCCGGGCCGCCCTGTCCGTCGCGACGCCGGTGGCCGACCGCTGGCACGCTGCCGCCCGGTACGGCCTGAGCGACCCGCCGCTCGCCGCCGCCGCGGCGAACCTGTTCGACCTGGCCCTGGCCGCCCTGCCGCGACTGGAGCTGCCACCGGGTACGCACGAGGAGACGAGCCGAGCAATCCGGCGGCGGCGCGCCGCCGCGGAGAGGGGACACCGGTGA